One window of Polynucleobacter sp. HIN5 genomic DNA carries:
- a CDS encoding NuoB/complex I 20 kDa subunit family protein, which produces MALEGVLKQGFVTTSADQLINWTRTGSLWPMTFGLACCAVEMMHAGASRYDLDRFGVVFRPSPRQSDLMIVAGTLCNKMAPALRKVYDQMPEPRWVISMGSCANGGGYYHYSYSVVRGCDRIVPVDVYVPGCPPTAEALIYGIIQLQAKIGRTSTIARKG; this is translated from the coding sequence ATGGCACTTGAAGGTGTTCTAAAACAAGGTTTTGTAACTACCTCGGCTGACCAGTTAATTAATTGGACCAGAACCGGATCGCTTTGGCCGATGACCTTTGGTTTGGCCTGTTGCGCAGTTGAGATGATGCATGCGGGCGCATCGCGTTACGACCTCGATCGTTTTGGGGTGGTGTTCCGTCCCTCGCCTCGTCAATCGGATTTGATGATCGTGGCGGGCACCTTATGTAACAAAATGGCCCCCGCTTTACGTAAGGTCTATGACCAGATGCCAGAACCGCGTTGGGTGATATCGATGGGTTCATGTGCTAACGGTGGTGGCTATTATCACTACTCTTATTCGGTGGTCCGCGGCTGTGATCGTATCGTTCCAGTGGATGTGTATGTTCCTGGTTGTCCACCAACGGCCGAAGCCTTGATCTACGGCATCATTCAATTGCAGGCCAAAATTGGCCGTACCAGTACCATTGCGCGGAAGGGTTGA
- a CDS encoding NADH-quinone oxidoreductase subunit A: MNLSNYFPVLLFILVGIGVGLAPIVLGKVLAPSKPYSEKDSPYECGFEAFEDARMKFDVRYYLVAILFILFDLETAFLFPWGIALRDIGWEGYIAMAIFLLEFIVGFAYIWKKGALDWE, translated from the coding sequence TTGAACCTTTCAAATTACTTCCCAGTACTGTTGTTTATTCTTGTCGGTATCGGCGTCGGTCTTGCTCCCATTGTTTTGGGAAAAGTGTTAGCCCCCTCCAAACCTTATTCAGAAAAAGATTCTCCTTACGAGTGCGGCTTTGAAGCCTTTGAAGATGCTCGTATGAAATTCGATGTGCGCTACTACCTAGTCGCCATTCTCTTTATCCTATTTGATCTCGAAACCGCTTTTTTATTTCCTTGGGGCATTGCCTTGAGGGATATTGGCTGGGAAGGTTACATTGCGATGGCAATTTTCCTCCTCGAATTTATCGTTGGTTTTGCTTACATCTGGAAAAAGGGCGCCCTGGATTGGGAGTAG
- the secG gene encoding preprotein translocase subunit SecG translates to MEWLKTLFVVLQVVSALAIIGLVLIQQGKGADMGAAFGSGSSGSLFGATGSSNFLSRTTAIFAVIFFVSTLGITWLGTKKPVESGVLSNSTLPTVAPAQQGGATPANGASSEPGKPVVPR, encoded by the coding sequence ATGGAATGGCTTAAAACTTTATTCGTGGTCCTGCAAGTAGTTTCTGCATTGGCTATTATTGGCTTGGTCTTGATTCAGCAAGGCAAGGGCGCTGATATGGGCGCTGCATTTGGCTCAGGCTCCTCAGGCAGTTTATTTGGGGCAACCGGTTCCTCAAACTTCCTCTCGCGCACCACCGCTATTTTTGCAGTAATCTTTTTTGTGAGCACCCTAGGAATTACGTGGTTGGGTACTAAAAAGCCTGTTGAGTCAGGGGTTTTATCTAACTCAACCTTGCCGACCGTGGCCCCTGCCCAGCAAGGTGGCGCGACCCCAGCAAATGGAGCAAGTTCGGAACCCGGTAAACCGGTTGTACCTCGCTAA
- the tpiA gene encoding triose-phosphate isomerase — MRALTVIGNWKMNGSVRSNRDWLQTVTAEIQQGMPAGRRFAVCVPFPYLQECSHYLGSSQLQLGAQDVSAYASGPYTGEVSASMLQEMGVRFVIVGHSERRMQYGEANESIALKAEQALDHELTPIICVGETADERNSGRAVEVVRRQVASQVSTLQDRLVDCLIAYEPIWAIGTGKVASAQMAQDMHRAIRLQLAEFDDDVASHIGIVYGGSVRADNATELFAMPDIDGALVGGASLDAKEFLAICRA; from the coding sequence ATGCGCGCATTGACGGTCATCGGTAATTGGAAGATGAATGGCAGTGTTCGTAGTAACCGGGATTGGTTGCAAACGGTCACTGCAGAGATACAGCAGGGAATGCCGGCAGGTCGGCGTTTTGCTGTCTGTGTGCCCTTCCCGTATTTACAAGAATGCAGTCATTATTTAGGAAGTTCGCAGCTTCAGTTGGGAGCTCAGGATGTATCAGCCTATGCATCTGGCCCATATACCGGTGAGGTGAGCGCGAGCATGTTGCAGGAGATGGGTGTGCGCTTTGTGATCGTGGGCCATTCGGAGCGTCGCATGCAATATGGCGAGGCTAATGAGAGCATTGCCCTCAAAGCTGAGCAGGCTTTAGATCATGAGCTGACCCCAATCATTTGTGTTGGTGAAACAGCGGATGAGCGAAATTCTGGGCGTGCAGTCGAGGTGGTGAGGCGACAGGTTGCCAGTCAGGTGAGCACTCTGCAGGACCGCTTGGTGGATTGCTTGATTGCATACGAACCGATTTGGGCAATTGGTACAGGCAAGGTTGCGAGTGCGCAAATGGCCCAAGATATGCACCGGGCGATTCGGCTGCAACTGGCTGAGTTTGATGATGATGTGGCGTCTCATATTGGGATTGTTTACGGAGGCAGTGTCCGGGCCGATAACGCCACGGAGCTTTTTGCCATGCCCGATATCGATGGGGCGTTAGTTGGTGGCGCATCGCTAGATGCTAAGGAGTTTTTAGCAATCTGTCGGGCCTGA
- a CDS encoding NAD(P)H-quinone oxidoreductase — translation MRVMEIREYGAPEMLVKAERPDPAIPSASSGEVLIRVKAAGINRPDVLQRKGHYPVPPGASDIPGLEVAGEIIGGDLVHADNTFGLKVGDKVCALVQGGGYADLCTAPIAQCLPYPKDFTDIEAASLPETFFTVWSNVFQRGRLSKGETLLVQGGSSGIGVTAILIAKAFGHRVFVTAGSDEKCAACTQLGADLAINYKTQDFVEEIKKATNGKGVDVILDMVTGTYLQREIDCLADDGRIVVIAIMGGSKAEVNTGQILRRRLTITGSTLRPRPVAFKHQITKELYQTVWPLLNAGQLKPVIYKTFSLEQAADAHRLMESSEHVGKIVLTV, via the coding sequence ATGCGTGTCATGGAGATTCGGGAGTATGGCGCTCCAGAGATGTTGGTCAAAGCGGAGCGCCCAGATCCTGCTATACCAAGCGCAAGCTCAGGTGAGGTCTTAATTCGGGTGAAGGCAGCCGGCATTAATCGTCCGGATGTCTTGCAACGAAAAGGGCATTATCCCGTTCCTCCAGGCGCATCCGATATCCCCGGCCTTGAAGTGGCCGGAGAGATTATTGGCGGCGATCTCGTGCATGCTGATAACACCTTTGGTTTAAAGGTGGGCGATAAAGTGTGTGCACTCGTGCAGGGTGGCGGATATGCGGATTTATGCACCGCCCCAATTGCTCAGTGCTTGCCTTATCCAAAAGACTTCACAGATATTGAGGCAGCGTCTTTGCCAGAAACCTTCTTTACCGTATGGAGCAATGTATTTCAGCGGGGACGTTTGAGTAAAGGTGAGACTTTGCTGGTGCAGGGCGGCTCAAGTGGTATTGGTGTGACTGCGATTCTTATCGCTAAAGCTTTTGGCCATCGGGTATTTGTGACCGCAGGAAGCGATGAGAAGTGCGCAGCTTGCACGCAATTGGGCGCGGATCTAGCGATTAATTACAAAACCCAAGACTTCGTAGAAGAAATTAAGAAGGCTACCAATGGTAAGGGTGTGGATGTCATTTTGGACATGGTCACCGGCACGTATTTGCAGCGCGAGATTGATTGCTTGGCCGATGATGGTCGCATTGTGGTGATCGCCATCATGGGAGGCTCAAAGGCCGAAGTGAATACCGGTCAGATACTGCGTCGCCGATTAACCATTACGGGATCGACCTTGCGTCCTAGACCGGTTGCCTTTAAACATCAAATTACCAAAGAGTTGTATCAAACGGTTTGGCCCTTGCTGAACGCCGGTCAACTAAAGCCAGTCATTTATAAAACCTTTTCCTTAGAGCAAGCCGCCGATGCGCATCGATTGATGGAATCGAGCGAGCATGTCGGAAAAATTGTTTTAACGGTGTAA
- the pnp gene encoding polyribonucleotide nucleotidyltransferase, producing the protein MSMFHKVVKTFQWGQHTVTMETGEIARQSSGAVLLNMDDTVVLATVVGAKTAKEGQDFFPLTVDYIEKTYSAGKIPGGFFRREGRPSEGETLISRLIDRPIRPLFPEGFYNEVQVVVHVMSINPDVPADIPALIASSAALAISGIPFNGPMGAARVGYRDGQYLLNPNRSEQATSELDLIVAGTQAAVLMVESEAQQLSESVMLGAVVYGHEQSQIAINAIQELVRDAGKPEWDWKPAAKNEALIAKLQSLAEGPLRDAYQIRQKQARSTKIKEVVANVMTQLAADGEVDEVEVGNLLFEIEAKIVRSQILNGEPRIDGRDTRTVRPIEIRNGVLPRTHGSALFTRGETQALVVATLGTARDEQIIDALEGEYRDRFMFHYNMPPFATGETGRVGTPKRREIGHGRLAKRALVPVLPSMEEFAYSIRLVSEITESNGSSSMASVCGGCLALMDAGVPVKAHVAGVAMGLILDGNRFAVLTDILGDEDHLGDMDFKVAGTANGITALQMDIKVQGITKEIMQVALAQAQEGRLHILSKMQEAMGSVRTELSEHAPRMVSFKIHPDKIREVIGKGGATIQALTKETGCSIDIKDDGTVTIASTSAEGMAQAKAKIEGITAEAEVGKVYEGPVVKLLEFGALVNILPGKDGLLHISEISTERVKDVKDFLQEGQIVRVKLLAADERGRLRLSMKALLTPESGSADTQASDSPNETV; encoded by the coding sequence ATGTCAATGTTTCATAAAGTTGTGAAAACGTTTCAATGGGGCCAACACACGGTCACGATGGAAACTGGTGAGATTGCTCGCCAATCGAGTGGTGCGGTGCTCCTCAATATGGATGACACCGTGGTGCTTGCCACAGTAGTCGGTGCCAAAACCGCCAAAGAGGGTCAAGACTTTTTTCCCTTAACGGTTGACTACATCGAGAAGACTTACTCGGCAGGGAAGATCCCTGGTGGATTCTTTCGTCGTGAGGGACGTCCGTCGGAGGGTGAGACTTTAATCTCACGTCTGATTGATCGTCCGATTCGTCCATTGTTCCCAGAGGGTTTCTACAACGAAGTCCAGGTGGTCGTGCATGTCATGTCGATTAATCCTGATGTGCCAGCCGATATTCCAGCCTTAATCGCATCGTCTGCAGCCCTGGCTATTTCAGGTATTCCATTTAATGGTCCAATGGGTGCAGCGCGCGTTGGTTACCGTGACGGTCAGTATTTACTCAACCCCAATCGTAGCGAGCAAGCGACGAGCGAACTCGATTTGATCGTGGCAGGCACCCAAGCCGCAGTATTGATGGTGGAGTCCGAGGCGCAACAGTTATCTGAATCTGTCATGCTGGGCGCTGTTGTATACGGTCACGAGCAGTCACAAATCGCAATCAATGCCATTCAAGAACTGGTTCGTGATGCTGGTAAGCCCGAATGGGATTGGAAGCCGGCAGCGAAGAACGAAGCCTTAATTGCCAAATTACAAAGCTTGGCAGAGGGCCCATTGCGCGATGCGTATCAAATTCGTCAAAAGCAAGCTCGCTCCACCAAGATTAAAGAAGTGGTTGCAAATGTCATGACCCAGTTGGCCGCTGACGGAGAAGTGGATGAAGTAGAGGTTGGTAATCTCTTGTTCGAGATCGAAGCAAAGATCGTACGTAGCCAAATTCTCAATGGTGAGCCACGCATTGACGGCCGCGATACTCGCACTGTGCGCCCGATTGAAATTCGCAACGGCGTATTGCCACGCACCCACGGCTCTGCACTCTTTACCCGTGGTGAGACTCAAGCCCTGGTGGTTGCAACTCTTGGAACTGCGCGCGATGAGCAAATCATTGACGCGCTCGAAGGTGAGTACCGCGATCGCTTTATGTTTCACTACAACATGCCTCCATTTGCAACGGGTGAGACCGGTCGCGTTGGCACACCCAAGCGTCGCGAGATTGGTCACGGCCGTTTAGCAAAACGTGCCTTAGTGCCGGTATTGCCAAGCATGGAAGAGTTTGCGTACAGCATTCGTTTGGTTTCTGAGATTACGGAGTCCAATGGTTCATCCTCGATGGCTTCGGTCTGCGGTGGTTGCTTGGCCCTGATGGATGCCGGTGTTCCAGTGAAGGCGCATGTGGCCGGTGTTGCCATGGGCCTCATCTTGGATGGCAATCGCTTTGCAGTGTTAACCGATATCTTGGGTGATGAGGATCACTTAGGCGATATGGACTTTAAGGTAGCTGGTACTGCTAATGGGATTACCGCCTTGCAGATGGATATTAAGGTTCAAGGCATCACTAAAGAAATCATGCAGGTTGCGTTGGCCCAAGCCCAAGAAGGCCGCTTGCATATTTTGAGCAAGATGCAAGAAGCCATGGGCTCTGTGCGTACAGAGTTATCGGAGCATGCACCACGCATGGTGAGCTTTAAGATCCATCCAGACAAGATTCGTGAAGTGATTGGTAAGGGCGGCGCAACGATTCAGGCGCTCACCAAAGAAACCGGTTGCAGCATTGATATTAAAGATGATGGTACGGTCACGATCGCCTCAACTAGCGCAGAAGGCATGGCGCAAGCAAAAGCCAAGATTGAAGGCATTACCGCTGAAGCCGAAGTTGGAAAGGTCTATGAAGGCCCCGTAGTGAAGTTGCTCGAGTTTGGCGCTCTCGTCAATATTCTCCCAGGTAAAGACGGACTGTTGCACATCTCTGAGATTTCAACGGAGCGCGTGAAGGATGTCAAAGATTTCTTGCAAGAGGGTCAGATCGTGCGCGTGAAATTACTCGCAGCCGATGAGCGCGGTCGTTTGCGTTTATCGATGAAAGCTCTGTTAACCCCGGAGTCTGGTTCAGCAGATACGCAGGCAAGCGATAGTCCCAACGAGACCGTTTAA
- the rpsO gene encoding 30S ribosomal protein S15, with the protein MAVADINKAEIVKQNARGANDTGSPEVQVALLTARINELTPHFKANAKDHHSRRGLLKMVSRRRRLLDYLKSKDLDRYRALIDKLGLRK; encoded by the coding sequence ATGGCAGTTGCAGACATTAATAAGGCGGAAATCGTCAAACAAAACGCGCGTGGCGCAAACGATACGGGTAGCCCCGAAGTTCAGGTGGCATTATTAACCGCCCGTATCAATGAACTTACCCCCCATTTCAAGGCAAATGCAAAAGATCATCACAGCCGTCGTGGCTTGTTGAAAATGGTCTCGCGCCGTCGCCGTCTCTTGGATTACCTCAAGAGCAAGGATCTGGACCGTTATCGCGCGCTGATCGACAAACTAGGTTTACGTAAGTAA
- a CDS encoding 2-isopropylmalate synthase produces MSDRLIIFDTTLRDGEQSPGASMTRDEKVRIARQLERLRVDVIEAGFAASSEGDFAAISAVAAAVKDSVVCSLARANETDITRASDALKAANAKRIHVFLATSALHMEKKLRMTPEQVYEQAKKSIRFARNLAGDIEFSPEDGYRSDIDFLCRVLEAVIAEGASTINVPDTVGYAVPELYGEFIKTLRTRIPNSDKAIWSVHCHNDLGMGVANSLAGVHIGGARQVECTINGLGERAGNTSLEEIVMAVRTRKDFFQLDVGIDTKQIVPASKLVSQITGFVVQPNKAVVGANAFAHASGIHQDGVLKARDTYEIMRAEDVGWATNRIVLGKLSGRNAFKQRIAELGIVLESESELNDAFARFKALADQKAEIFDEDIISLMSDSSVADQNEHFSFISLNQHSETGEKPSAKVVFKMGGHDVHSEAEGNGPVDATLHAIENKVQSGAELLLYSVNAITSGTESQGEVTVRLSKGGRIVNGVGMDPDIIAASAKAYLAALNKLHDPSAIKLNAQMAP; encoded by the coding sequence ATGAGTGACCGATTAATTATTTTTGATACCACCTTGCGTGATGGTGAGCAGTCACCTGGTGCATCGATGACCCGGGATGAGAAAGTACGGATTGCTCGTCAACTTGAACGCTTACGGGTCGATGTGATTGAGGCCGGCTTTGCGGCTAGCTCAGAGGGTGACTTTGCAGCAATCTCTGCCGTTGCTGCAGCGGTGAAAGACTCGGTAGTGTGCTCACTCGCACGTGCCAATGAGACTGATATCACGCGTGCTTCCGATGCCTTGAAGGCAGCCAATGCAAAACGGATTCATGTGTTCTTGGCAACCAGTGCGTTGCACATGGAAAAGAAATTGCGCATGACCCCGGAGCAGGTGTATGAGCAGGCCAAAAAATCCATCCGCTTTGCCAGAAACTTGGCTGGGGATATTGAGTTCTCTCCTGAGGATGGCTACCGTTCGGACATAGACTTCTTGTGCCGGGTCTTGGAAGCGGTCATTGCAGAAGGTGCGAGCACGATTAATGTTCCTGATACGGTTGGCTATGCCGTTCCTGAACTCTACGGCGAGTTCATTAAAACCTTACGCACTCGGATTCCGAACTCGGATAAAGCAATTTGGTCCGTGCATTGCCATAACGATTTAGGGATGGGCGTGGCCAACTCCTTAGCTGGTGTGCACATTGGCGGCGCCCGCCAGGTGGAGTGCACGATTAATGGTCTTGGCGAGCGCGCGGGCAATACGTCCTTAGAAGAAATTGTCATGGCGGTACGAACTCGGAAGGATTTCTTTCAATTGGATGTGGGCATTGATACCAAACAGATCGTGCCAGCCTCTAAGTTGGTTTCGCAAATCACAGGCTTTGTGGTGCAACCAAATAAAGCAGTGGTTGGCGCCAATGCCTTTGCCCATGCATCAGGTATTCATCAGGACGGCGTATTGAAAGCGCGCGATACCTATGAAATTATGCGTGCCGAAGATGTGGGCTGGGCGACCAACCGCATCGTGCTGGGTAAGTTGTCTGGTCGCAATGCCTTTAAGCAACGCATTGCCGAGTTGGGGATTGTGTTGGAGTCGGAGAGTGAACTCAATGATGCATTTGCACGCTTTAAAGCTTTAGCCGATCAAAAGGCCGAGATTTTTGATGAAGACATTATTTCTTTAATGTCAGACTCTTCAGTGGCTGATCAGAATGAGCACTTCAGTTTCATTTCCTTGAACCAACATTCTGAGACCGGTGAAAAGCCATCGGCGAAGGTGGTGTTCAAGATGGGCGGTCACGATGTGCATTCGGAGGCCGAAGGCAATGGTCCAGTCGATGCCACCTTGCATGCCATTGAGAACAAGGTGCAAAGTGGTGCCGAACTTTTGCTTTACTCGGTGAATGCCATTACGTCGGGTACGGAGTCGCAGGGCGAGGTCACAGTGCGGCTCTCCAAAGGGGGGCGGATTGTGAACGGAGTGGGCATGGACCCCGACATCATTGCCGCCTCGGCCAAGGCTTATTTGGCAGCTTTAAATAAATTGCACGATCCAAGCGCCATCAAGCTCAATGCCCAGATGGCACCCTAA
- the pssA gene encoding CDP-diacylglycerol--serine O-phosphatidyltransferase, with translation MTPRSKFRTDRSRFLRSKNTRREEWDSAEDLTEDDLVVEPPRPRSKGIYLLPNLFTTAALFCGFFAIVNAMNHRFEVAAIAVFASLVLDGMDGRIARMTNTQSAFGEQYDSLADMVSFGVAPALVAYEWVLKDLGKWGWLAAFTYCAGAALRLARFNANIGVVDKKFFQGLPSPAAAALLAGFIWLADDNKIPVKDSAIPLVTFFITIYAGLTMVSNARFYSGKALDIRYRVPFWAMVLLILGFVLISSNPPLTLFGLFVVYSLSGYVLWMWERAMGRRIGGETTVSAKSE, from the coding sequence ATGACCCCGCGCAGTAAGTTCCGTACGGACCGCTCGCGTTTTCTGCGGAGTAAAAATACGCGACGCGAGGAGTGGGATTCTGCGGAGGATTTAACGGAGGATGATCTTGTCGTCGAGCCGCCTCGTCCTCGGAGCAAAGGTATTTACTTATTACCGAATTTATTTACGACGGCGGCATTGTTCTGCGGGTTCTTTGCGATTGTGAACGCGATGAACCATCGTTTTGAAGTTGCGGCCATCGCCGTCTTTGCTTCACTAGTGCTTGATGGCATGGATGGTCGAATCGCGCGGATGACCAACACGCAAAGTGCATTTGGTGAGCAATACGATTCTCTGGCTGACATGGTCTCATTCGGTGTGGCTCCAGCCTTAGTGGCGTATGAGTGGGTCTTAAAAGATCTGGGTAAGTGGGGTTGGTTAGCAGCATTTACCTACTGTGCCGGCGCCGCACTTCGATTGGCGCGCTTTAATGCCAACATTGGTGTGGTGGATAAAAAGTTTTTCCAGGGCCTGCCAAGTCCAGCGGCTGCAGCGCTCTTGGCGGGTTTTATTTGGTTGGCTGACGATAACAAGATACCAGTCAAGGACTCTGCGATTCCGTTGGTAACCTTCTTCATTACGATTTATGCAGGACTCACCATGGTTTCGAACGCCCGTTTTTACAGTGGCAAGGCCTTGGATATTCGGTATCGAGTACCGTTCTGGGCCATGGTTCTTTTGATCCTCGGTTTTGTATTGATTTCTTCGAATCCACCCTTGACTCTATTTGGCCTCTTTGTGGTGTATTCCCTGTCTGGCTATGTATTGTGGATGTGGGAGCGGGCGATGGGCCGTCGGATTGGTGGCGAAACCACAGTCTCGGCCAAGTCCGAGTAA
- a CDS encoding phosphatidylserine decarboxylase has translation MMYPHPIIAKEGWLYLVVIGAFAFVVHRYAGFFWSWPLWLFFIFTLQFFRDPQRIAPLGKDLVLSPADGRIVVVEKAHDPYANREALKISVFMNVFNVHSNRCAVSGLVKQVTYFPGKFFNASIDKASTENERNAVVIDANGKTVTLVQIAGLVARRILCYIRVNDRVKRGERYGFIRFGSRVDVYLPLEAEPLVSVGEKVFATNTALARLPGLD, from the coding sequence ATGATGTATCCACACCCCATCATTGCCAAAGAGGGCTGGCTCTATCTGGTTGTGATTGGGGCCTTCGCTTTTGTGGTGCATCGCTACGCAGGTTTTTTCTGGTCATGGCCATTGTGGCTATTCTTTATCTTCACCTTGCAGTTCTTCCGTGATCCACAACGAATCGCCCCCTTAGGGAAAGATCTTGTTTTATCGCCAGCCGATGGCCGTATTGTGGTGGTTGAGAAAGCCCATGACCCCTATGCCAATCGGGAAGCCTTAAAGATTAGTGTGTTTATGAACGTCTTTAATGTGCACTCCAATCGCTGTGCCGTGAGTGGCCTTGTTAAGCAGGTCACCTATTTCCCAGGCAAGTTCTTTAATGCCAGTATTGATAAGGCCTCGACGGAGAATGAGCGTAATGCGGTCGTGATTGACGCTAATGGTAAAACGGTCACCTTAGTGCAAATCGCAGGTTTGGTTGCACGACGAATTTTATGCTACATCCGCGTCAACGACCGTGTGAAACGCGGCGAACGTTATGGATTTATCCGCTTCGGATCGAGGGTAGATGTGTATTTGCCTTTGGAGGCCGAGCCCTTAGTGAGTGTTGGCGAGAAGGTCTTTGCTACCAATACCGCGCTTGCTCGTTTACCGGGATTGGATTAG
- the ilvC gene encoding ketol-acid reductoisomerase: MKVFYDKDADLSLIKGKKVTIIGYGSQGHAHAQNLNDSGVKVTVGLRKDGASWKKAANAGLQVKEVAEAVKDADVVMMLLPDEQIAEVYKNEVHANIKQGAALAFAHGFNVHYGQVIPRADLDVIMIAPKAPGHTVRSTYTQGGGVPHLIAVYQDKSGSARDLALSYATANGGGRAGVIETNFREETETDLFGEQAVLCGGTVELIKAGYETLVEAGYAPEMAYFECLHELKLIVDLIYEGGIANMNYSISNNAEYGEYVTGPRIVTEETKNAMRKALHDIQTGEYAKSFILENRAGAPTLISRRRLTADHEIEVVGAKLRAMMPWIAKNKLVDQSKN, encoded by the coding sequence ATGAAAGTTTTTTATGACAAGGACGCCGATCTGTCCCTGATCAAAGGTAAAAAAGTAACCATTATTGGTTACGGCTCGCAAGGCCATGCTCACGCCCAAAACTTGAATGACTCTGGCGTGAAGGTCACCGTTGGTTTACGTAAAGATGGTGCCTCATGGAAAAAAGCAGCCAATGCTGGTTTGCAAGTGAAAGAAGTTGCTGAGGCAGTGAAGGATGCGGATGTGGTCATGATGCTGTTGCCTGATGAGCAAATTGCCGAGGTTTATAAGAATGAAGTGCATGCCAACATCAAACAAGGCGCCGCTTTAGCATTTGCCCATGGCTTTAATGTGCATTATGGCCAAGTGATTCCTCGTGCGGATTTGGATGTCATCATGATTGCTCCCAAGGCACCTGGTCATACCGTGCGCAGCACATACACCCAAGGTGGTGGTGTGCCCCATTTGATCGCGGTTTATCAGGACAAGTCGGGCTCTGCACGTGATTTAGCCCTTTCGTATGCAACTGCCAATGGTGGTGGTCGTGCTGGTGTAATCGAGACCAATTTCCGTGAAGAGACCGAAACCGATTTGTTTGGTGAGCAAGCCGTGCTGTGCGGCGGTACCGTGGAGTTGATCAAAGCCGGATATGAGACCTTGGTTGAGGCCGGTTATGCCCCTGAGATGGCTTATTTTGAGTGCTTGCACGAGTTAAAGCTCATCGTGGATCTCATTTATGAAGGTGGTATTGCTAACATGAACTACTCCATCTCAAACAATGCAGAGTACGGTGAATACGTCACTGGCCCACGAATTGTGACTGAGGAAACCAAGAATGCGATGCGCAAGGCCTTGCACGATATTCAGACGGGTGAGTACGCCAAGAGCTTCATCCTTGAAAATCGGGCTGGTGCGCCAACCTTGATTTCACGTCGTCGCTTGACTGCTGATCATGAGATCGAAGTTGTGGGTGCGAAGTTGCGCGCCATGATGCCTTGGATTGCGAAAAACAAGCTCGTTGACCAGTCGAAGAACTAA